From a single Apium graveolens cultivar Ventura chromosome 2, ASM990537v1, whole genome shotgun sequence genomic region:
- the LOC141708530 gene encoding chloroplast stem-loop binding protein of 41 kDa a, chloroplastic, with amino-acid sequence MASLSVSSSCSLHLFTTPSSKLIIPSAPSLSFTPSHSLSSSLSISSSSLFFGTSKNNNVSRCISSFTSFTVKASAKKNVLIVNTNAGGHAVIGFYFAKQLLGSGHQVTIMTVGEESSDKMNKPPFSRFSEIVSAGGKTVWGNPSDIGTVLEGSSFDVVLDNNGKDLDAVRPVADWAKSSGAKQFLFISSAGIYKPADEQPHVEGDAVKDAGHVGVEKYMSEIFDNWASFRPQYMIGSGNNKDCEEWFFDRIVRGRPVLIPGSGMQLTNISHVKDLSSMLTLAVENPAAASCKIFNCVSDRAVTLDGMAKLCAQAAGLPVEIVHYDPKALSFDAKKAFPFRNMHFYAEPRAAKDILGWSSATNLPVDLKERFEEYVKIGRDKKAMAFELDDKILESLKVPVAA; translated from the exons ATGGCCAGTCTATCAGTTTCCTCATCTTGTTCCCTCCACTTGTTCACCACTCCTTCTTCTAAACTCATAATCCCATCTGCaccttctctctcttttactccATCCCACTCTCTCTCCTCCTCACTTTCCATCTCTTCATCTTCTCTCTTCTTTGGCACTTCAAAAAATAATAATGTCTCAAGGTGCATTTCATCTTTCACTTCTTTCACTGTCAAGGCTAGTGCCAAGAAGAATGTGCTTATAGTCAATACTAATGCCGGTGGGCATGCAGTCATTGGTTTCTATTTTGCAAAACAACTTTTGGGTTCTGGTCATCAAGTTACCATCATGACTGTTGGTGAAGAAAGTTCTGATAAGATGAACAAACCACCATTTAGCCGATTCTCC GAAATAGTTAGTGCTGGTGGCAAGACAGTATGGGGTAACCCCTCAGATATTGGGACAGTTTTGGAGGGATCAAGTTTCGATGTGGTGTTGGATAACAATGGCAAGGACTTGGATGCTGTGAG GCCAGTGGCAGATTGGGCCAAGAGTTCTGGTGCAAAGCAGTTTTTGTTTATAAGTAGTGCAGGAATTTACAAGCCAGCTGACGAGCAACCTCATGTTGAAGGG GATGCTGTAAAAGATGCAGGTCATGTTGGTGTAGAGAAATACATGTCAGAGATTTTTGATAATTGGGCCTCATTTCGTCCACAGTACATGATTGGATCTGGTAACAACAAGGATTGTGAGGAGTGGTTCTTCGATC GCATTGTTCGTGGAAGACCAGTTCTGATTCCTGGATCCGGAATGCAACTAACCAACATCTCCCATGTGAAGGACTTATCATCTATGCTAACTCTGGCAGTTGAGAATCCAGCTGCTGCAAGCTGTAAGATCTTCAACTGTGTTAGCGATCGTGCTGTGACACTGGATGGAATGGCCAAATTATGTGCTCAAGCCGCTGGCCTACCTGTTGAAATTGTTCATTACGATCCAAAAGCTCTTAGTTTTGATGCAAAGAAAGCTTTTCCATTCCGGAATATG cacttttatgCTGAACCAAGGGCAGCCAAGGACATTCTAGGTTGGAGTTCAGCTACAAACCTTCCGGTAGACTTGAAGGAGAGATTTGAGGAGTATGTTAAGATTGGAAGAGACAAAAAGGCAATGGCATTTGAATTGGATGATAAGATTCTGGAATCATTGAAAGTACCGGTTGCTGCGTAA
- the LOC141701338 gene encoding uncharacterized protein LOC141701338, with translation MPFGGITVVLGGDFCQILPVITYGDRANIVAACITRSRLWSICQVFLLTENMRLKQGESDSESEELKKFAKWVLDIGNGQVSPPRVCNFPVTENQILIPSQFCDVQTKNTVDNMIRITYTNFAHKGHNTQYLSERAILTPTNQTMGHLNSLIVDKLPGESVSYFSVDAAEEFGGTDEDLNEAFPIEYLNSLNVAGMPPHDLKLKVGAVVMLMRNLNQTLGLCNGTRMIVTKCLRFCVECEVICGTFVGSKHFIPRMELSPSDTKMPFKLVRKQMPLQICYAMTINKSQGHSLQTVGLYLPKSVFSHG, from the coding sequence ATGCCGTTTGGCGGTATTACCGTAGTTCTGGGTGGTGATTTCTGTCAAATCCTCCCAGTAATAACGTATGGAGATCGTGCTAATATTGTAGCTGCTTGTATCACTAGGTCACGGCTGTGGTCCATTTGCCAAGTATTCTTGCTGACAGAAAACATGCGTTTGAAACAAGGTGAGAGTGATAGTGAAAGTGAAGAGCTTAAAAAGTTTGCAAAATGGGTACTTGACATTGGTAATGGCCAGGTCAGTCCACCTCGAGTCTGCAATTTCCCAGTCActgaaaatcaaattttaattccGTCTCAGTTTTGTGACGTACAAACTAAAAACACAGTTGATAACATGATTCGTATCACGTATACTAATTTTGCTCACAAAGGGCACAATACACAGTACTTGAGCGAGAGAGCTATTTTGACCCCTACCAACCAGACTATGGGCCACCTCAATTCGCTTATTGTAGACAAGCTCCCCGGAGAATCTGTGTCCTATTTTAGTGTTGATGCTGCAGAGGAATTTGGTGGGACAGATGAGGATCTGAATGAAGCCTTCCCAATAGAGTATTTGAACTCCTTAAATGTAGCTGGGATGCCACCTCATGATCTGAAACTAAAGGTTGGGGCTGTTGTTATGCTAATGCGTAATTTGAACCAAACCCTAGGTTTGTGTAATGGTACAAGGATGATTGTGACCAAATGCCTGAGATTCTGTGTGGAGTGTGAAGTAATCTGTGGTACATTTGTTGGTTCGAAGCATTTCATTCCACGTATGGAGCTTTCTCCCTCAGATACAAAGATGCCATTCAAATTGGTACGGAAACAAATGCCTTTACAGATTTGCTATGCCATGACAATCAACAAATCTCAAGGTCATTCCCTGCAGACAGTTGGGCTATACTTACCTAAGTCAGTGTTCAGTCATGGATAG
- the LOC141701328 gene encoding uncharacterized protein LOC141701328, with protein sequence MLDETNQLVGEFRQQRDLYESDEIVELQITLKVIRSESGRECHISSTDEVAGIMVGDTEETCGDLMYVVEFQKRGLPHVHMLIWLDADSKKNLKQNVDNFVSAEIPDPLLDPVGYAAVKEFMIHSPCGLQNVKSPCMKDLRCICHFLKKYCTRTTFDDSGFPMYMRRRTNITVEIRKAELDNQWVVPYSRDLLVKYQCHLNVEICCHARSLNYLFKYYLKDHDRATVHVQRKRKRQANDTDEGGIDEINAYFDGRYLCGAESTYRIFGFPIHHRSISVERLQFHLPRDKNCTFRANEALGKVAAREKNKFSKLEAFFYLNSVDVNARKYTYDEIPRFYVWNDGERKRTMRKRGTFRDSCKEYGLLDDDKEWHEVLTQASASGLPPQVRQLFVHIIVNCKVTDLKTLWSTHWKSMVDDILLRRRQSCPNTLFALNDMELQFYALGEIDELLWSVGKSLKKFDQLPQPPRSYLNNGTNNLIIEETSYDTMKMEYETAKLLQECTEEQGKIYDVVIQSIDTNVGGIFFVYGSGGCGKTFLWRTLICKLRSQGKIVLPVASSGIAATLMPGGRTAHSRFKIPIVLDECSTCNIAHDSDVAQLIKQTQLIIWEKVPMQHKYVFECLDRSLKDIMKAVDP encoded by the exons ATGTTAGATGAAACAAATCAATTGGTTGGTGAGTTTAGGCAGCAACGTGATTTGTATGAAAGCGATGAAATAGTTGAGCTGCAGATTACACTCAAAGTTATCAGATCTGAGAGTGGAAGAGAATGTCATATTTCTAGCACTGATGAAGTTGCTGGCATTATGGTTGGTGACACTGAAGAAACATGTGGGGACC TTATGTATGTCGTCGAGTTTCAGAAAAGAGGCCTTCCACATGTACATATGTTAATATGGCTTGATGCTGATTCAAAAAAAAACCTCAAGCAGAATGTGGATAATTTTGTATCCGCAGAAATCCCAGATCCTTTATTAGATCCGGTTGGTTATGCAGCCGTGAAGGAATTTATGATCCACAGTCCATGTGGTTTGCAAAATGTAAAGTCTCCATGCATGAAAGATTTACGTTGCATATGTCATTTTCTGAAAAA GTACTGTACTCGAACTACTTTTGATGACAGTGGCTTCCCGATGTATATGCGACGCAGGACAAATATTACTGTTGAAATAAGGAAGGCTGAGCTGGACAACCAGTGGGTAGTACCATACAGCCGGGATCTTTTAGTCAAGTATCAATGCCATTTGAATGTGGAAATATGTTGTCATGCACGCagtcttaattatttatttaaatactATTTGAAAGACCATGATCGTGCTACGGTTCATGTCCAGAGAAAGAGAAAAAGGCAAGCGAATGACACTGATGAGGGGGGAATAGATGAGATAAATGCATATTTTGATGGGAGATATTTATGCGGTGCTGAATCAACCTATAGGATTTTTGGCTTCCCTATCCATCATAGAAGTATATCTGTTGAGAGACTTCAATTTCACTTACCACGTGACAAAAACTGCACCTTTCGTGCCAATGAAGCGCTAGGGAAAGTTGCTGCCAGGGAGAAGAACAAGTTCAGTAAACTGGAAGCCTTTTTTTATTTAAACTCTGTTGATGTTAATGCACGGAAGTACACTTATGATGAAATCCCACGGTTTTATGTGTGGAATGATGGTGAGAGGAAAAGGACCATGAGGAAGCGTGG TACATTTCGCGATTCCTGTAAAGAGTATGGTTTACTTGACGATGATAAAGAATGGCATGAAGTGTTGACTCAAGCTTCTGCAAGTGGATTACCTCCCCAGGTTCGACAGCTTTTTGTCCATATTATTGTCAATTGTAAAGTCACTGATTTGAAGACTTTATGGAGTACACATTGGAAGAGCATGgttgatgacattttactcaGACGACGTCAAAGTTGTCCAAATACCTTATTCGCTCTTAATGACATGGAACTGCAGTTCTATGCTTTAGGAG AAATAGATGAGTTGCTCTGGTCAGTTGGTAAATCCTTGAAGAAATTTGATCAGTTGCCTCAACCTCCTCGCAGCTATTTGAACAATGGAACAAACAATTTAATAATTGAAGAGACAAGCTATGACACCATGAAGATGGAGTATGAAACTGCCAAGCTACTACAGGAATGTACAGAGGAGCAGGGGAAAATATATGATGTAGTAATACAATCTATTGACACTAACGTTGGAGGGATTTTCTTCGTTTATGGTAGTGGGGGTTGTGGAAAGACATTCTTATGGAGAACTCTTATATGTAAGTTACGTTCACAAGGTAAAATTGTGCTTCCAGTTGCTTCTTCAGGGATTGCTGCCACATTAATGCCCGGTGGTCGGACTGCGCACTCCAGATTTAAAATTCCAATAGTTCTTGATGAATGTTCAACATGTAATATTGCCCATGATTCAGATGTTGCGCAACTCATAAAGCAGACACAACTAATAATATGGGAGAAGGTGCCTATGCAGCACAAGTACGTATTTGAATGCCTAGACCGATCGTTGAAGGATATCATGAAAGCTGTTGATCCATAA